GCAATTAGAGGCTGAGATTATTGCCATTAAAAAAATGGGGTTTGACCATGTTTTGATTGTAACGGGTGAATCGGAACATCGAGTGGGAATGGCATATTTTCGCAAAGTGCTACCACAGTTAAAACAAGCATTTTCCCATATTTCGATGGAAGTGCAGCCATTGGATCAACATGAATATGAAGAGTTAATTAATTTGGGGGTGGATGCCGTTTTAGTCTATCAAGAAACCTATAATCCTATTACTTATGCCCAGCACCATTTAAAAGGGAAAAAGCAGGATTTTCGTTACCGGATTGAAACGACTGATCGATTAGGTGCAGCAGGTGTTCATAAAATAGGTCTTGGTGCACTGATTGGTTTAGATGACTGGCGTACGGACTGTTATCATGTAGCCGTTCATTTGGATTATTTACAACGTACTTATTGGAAAACCAAATATTCTATTTCCTTTCCAAGGTTGCGTCCTTGTGCAGGAGAATTTCAACCGACCTCAATCATGACAGACCGACAGTTGGTACAATTAATTTGTGCTTATCGGCTATTTAATCCAGATGTAGAATTATCACTTTCAACCCGAGAATCAGCCTATTTTCGCAATAATATATTGCCATTAGGTATCACCAGTTTAAGTGCAGGCTCCAGCACCCAGCCAGGAGGCTATGCGGAAGATAGCAAACAGGCATTGGAACAGTTTGAAATATCTGACGAAAGAAGCCCAGCAGTAATGGCAGCAATTATTAAACAAAAGGGTTTTGAAGTGGTGTGGAAGGATTGGGATAGAAGTTTAAACTGTTAATTTGAGCCACCAATGAAAACTACATTTTCGAGCTTGTTAAGGTTGGTTTTGATATTTAGTTGCCTGAGAGTGTTTGCATTAATAATAAATTTAACATATTGAGGTGTTATTACTTGCATATTAGCAATTTTGTCTCCTTGTTTATGTTTGTGGATAACGTCAGCAACTCTTTGACCAAGTTTCTCATAACTAGCAACAGTGCCTAGTAATGCACCATCTGATACAAATGCTTCTTCAGAGGCAATAGATTTAAGTTTATGGTTGAGGAGAGCTTTGGTTAATAACTTTCGCTTTGATAGTAAAAAGCTGTCGCTGGATAAATAAACAGTGCCAATATCTGCTTTAGCAATTTTTTCCATGATGACATTAAAGTCCTCAATAGTGGCCTTTTTGTCTGGCTTAATCCTAAAACGCTTTACTTCAAACCCTAATTCTGCTTGTAAATTAAATAGTTTATCTGCTATATGCTTAGAGTTTAACTCTCTTGGGTTAAATAAAAACCCAATTTTGGTGAAATCAAGTAGTTTTTTTGCATTATAAAGTTGCTTATATAAAGAGATAGTACTGGTAGTTCCAATAATATTTCCGCCAACAGGTTGAGTTAACGATTCAACTAATCCAGCTTTAACTGGATCAGAAACAACCATAAATAATTGAGGTATATTCGTTATTTGTTTTTGCTTTACTAGTACAGAAACAGTGGTGCCAAAAGTATAGATATAGTCGTAGAGTTTAAGGTTGGGGTTGATTTCAGACTGAATAAACCACACTAAATTTTCTCTGTTTTGCTTTGCATCAAAAACAGTATACCAAGTGTCATAACCATAGCTGGTTAACTGTTGCTTGAAGCCAATTTCAGCAGGTGTATCACCGCGCCACAAAACCATCAAAATATTAACTCGTTTGTTAGCTGCAACGCATGATAAGCAAAAAAGAAGCAGAGTTAAAGTTGTCAACTTAGCTATCATCTGGGTATACCATTTGCCTTTACGATGTATAGTTAAGTATAGATAAGTGTTTTTTCTGTAAGAGGAGCTTTGATAATGTGTTGCTATTCAAGCCTATTCCTCATCTATAGTGAGTTATAGCCATTATGAATTAACTCAAAAGTTATTATTGCAAACTCCTGGAAGAGAGTTAATTTTTGGAACAGTTTTTGCGTGCTAACTTTAGATGATGAAGTATTTATCTTTGAAACAGATTAAGCTATTTATAGTCGCTAGTTGTTTTTTTATCATTTCATCACT
This genomic interval from Spartinivicinus ruber contains the following:
- the thiH gene encoding 2-iminoacetate synthase ThiH, with the translated sequence MSFYDQLQTINWDESRIAIVSKTTADVERALSRQRLALDDFQALISPAAEPYLEQMAQRSIQLTRQRFGNTMQMYIPLYLSNLCSNICSYCGFSIHNKIRRTTLNKEQLEAEIIAIKKMGFDHVLIVTGESEHRVGMAYFRKVLPQLKQAFSHISMEVQPLDQHEYEELINLGVDAVLVYQETYNPITYAQHHLKGKKQDFRYRIETTDRLGAAGVHKIGLGALIGLDDWRTDCYHVAVHLDYLQRTYWKTKYSISFPRLRPCAGEFQPTSIMTDRQLVQLICAYRLFNPDVELSLSTRESAYFRNNILPLGITSLSAGSSTQPGGYAEDSKQALEQFEISDERSPAVMAAIIKQKGFEVVWKDWDRSLNC
- a CDS encoding ABC transporter substrate-binding protein yields the protein MVLWRGDTPAEIGFKQQLTSYGYDTWYTVFDAKQNRENLVWFIQSEINPNLKLYDYIYTFGTTVSVLVKQKQITNIPQLFMVVSDPVKAGLVESLTQPVGGNIIGTTSTISLYKQLYNAKKLLDFTKIGFLFNPRELNSKHIADKLFNLQAELGFEVKRFRIKPDKKATIEDFNVIMEKIAKADIGTVYLSSDSFLLSKRKLLTKALLNHKLKSIASEEAFVSDGALLGTVASYEKLGQRVADVIHKHKQGDKIANMQVITPQYVKFIINANTLRQLNIKTNLNKLENVVFIGGSN